Genomic DNA from Candidatus Koribacter versatilis Ellin345:
GGCGATTATATCGTTCGAATTCCGGACGAAAGAAAAGGGAGAGTGCTGGCTCTCCCTTTCGCCGAAGCCCTCAGCGATGAAAGTTACGCGGCGCGGTCTTTCTTTTCGCCGCAACTTCCGCAGCGCGCGGTGATGTCCACGCGATTGCGGCGAAGCAGTTCTTCGAACCCTTGCACACGGCGATGGCGCTGTTCGACCGGCATGTAAATGTCATCCGGGTTCGTGAGCGTATCCTGCTCGGCCATCATCGGATCGTCGGGCGCGATCGGAGCTTTGTCGTAAAGGCCGCGGATGGAATCGCGATGTTCGGTGCCGGCCGCAATCTCGTTACGCCGCGCGGCTGCGCGTGTCTCAGCGCTGATGTCTTTCTCGAGCCCTGCGGACGCTCCCGGACGAGCCGTGTCTTCGGCGCGAGCAGCAAGGCCCGCGGGACGCATGCGCGTCTTGTTAGGATCGGGCGTCGGGTCGCTGAACTTGTCGGCGATACGCTGGGGAGTGAAGTTGTAGCCCTCCAGCGCTTCCATGTTGCCAGTCGCAGGCGGCATCTCCGATGGCTCCGGCGTAAGGATGTGGGTGCTGCCTTCCTTATGCATCACATCGCCGTCGGTCGTCCACTCTTTGCGGTAGCGACTTT
This window encodes:
- a CDS encoding PRC-barrel domain-containing protein, encoding MAHFGTLRDYEFAKDAGDIRGSELYGARDEKLGKIDDVIFDHSSGSLRYAVVDTGGWLSTKKFLVPANQIFSRPDHDDDFAVNLTKDQIERFPVYDEKHVDSDRDFRDYESRYRKEWTTDGDVMHKEGSTHILTPEPSEMPPATGNMEALEGYNFTPQRIADKFSDPTPDPNKTRMRPAGLAARAEDTARPGASAGLEKDISAETRAAARRNEIAAGTEHRDSIRGLYDKAPIAPDDPMMAEQDTLTNPDDIYMPVEQRHRRVQGFEELLRRNRVDITARCGSCGEKKDRAA